A region of Notolabrus celidotus isolate fNotCel1 chromosome 4, fNotCel1.pri, whole genome shotgun sequence DNA encodes the following proteins:
- the LOC117811751 gene encoding calcium homeostasis modulator protein 2-like, whose amino-acid sequence MAAYALVTENFKFVSLFFKSKDVMIFNGLIALGTVASQTAYNVFAFHCPCSSGRNYRYGLAAIGVPALALFLVGIMLNKSTWDVVSECRLRKCRKLSGAAGFAMMGTIFGQALVAPLTWVVISLLQGQAYTCAFSEFVNATTVEGFPSFKGAEVMAKLPCQGSVPEKFQFFWAEIERRLKYESQLLGWLLVAVMSASVFLMLCMKRCSSPLGYQQEDYWSQYRSEEKSLFQRTAAVHARLLAAENIKNFFGFVALDQSEKDELAEHQSASPICSTNWNRVTGVYLYREKNGLPLYSRLNKWATYSLENNVEAMDKEMEMYS is encoded by the exons ATGGCTGCTTATGCACTCGTGACAGAGAACTTTAAGTTTGTGTCGCTCTTCTTTAAGAGTAAAGATGTGATGATCTTTAATGGTCTGATTGCTCTGGGCACTGTGGCCAGTCAGACTGCCTACAATGTGTTTGCCTTTCACTGTCCATGTTCCTCTGGGAGGAACTACCGCTATGGCCTGGCTGCCATCGGTGTGCCAGCCCTGGCACTTTTCCTCGTAGGAATAATGTTGAACAAGAGCACCTGGGATGTGGTGTCTGAATGTCGGCTCAGAAAGTGCCGGAAGTTGTCCGGAGCTGCAGGCTTTGCAATGATGGGAACCATCTTCGGTCAGGCTTTGGTGGCTCCTCTAACCTGGGTGGTGATCTCTCTGCTGCAGGGCCAGGCGTACACCTGCGCCTTCAGTGAGTTTGTCAACGCCACCACAGTGGAGGGTTTCCCCTCATTCAAAGGAGCAGAGGTCATGGCAAAGTTACCTTGTCAAGGAAGTGTTCCAGAGAAATTTCAATTCTTCTGGGCTGAAATTGAGCGACGACTGAAATATGAATCTCAG cTCTTAGGCTGGCTGCTGGTGGCAGTGATGTCAGCCTCAGTGTTCCTGATGCTGTGTATGAAGCGCTGCTCTTCTCCTCTGGGATACCAGCAGGAGGACTACTGGTCCCAGTATCGATCTGAAGAAAAGAGCCTCTTCCAGCGCACGGCAGCTGTGCATGCGCGCCTCCTGGCTGCAGAGAACATTAAGAACTTCTTCGGCTTCGTGGCTTTAGATCAATCGGAGAAGGACGAGCTGGCTGAGCACCAGAGTGCCAGTCCTATCTGCAGCACGAACTGGAACAGAGTCACTGGAGTTTATCTGTACAGAGAGAAGAATGGACTGCCTCTGTACAGCAGGCTCAACAAGTGGGCCACGTACAGCCTGGAGAATAATGTGGAGGCCATGGACAAAGAGATGGAGATGTACAGCTGA
- the lrrc73 gene encoding leucine-rich repeat-containing protein 73 encodes MLPASIQITGELLSAAEVQDICESLKEDSVRLLSVRGCQLSDRDFGRVCRSVAESHSIAQLNLNLGVVSSINRTRHLADALKTNRSLQTLFLHGSPLLDAGLVTLNSALSTHPTLICLDLGDCMLGDEALALICGMLPPDGAKSGLKELTLSANPGISSKGWARLAIAVAHSSQLRVLNLDYNPLGDQIAGMLAVAVASSRTLEVLDLEGTGLSNQSAQVFLDMVENYPTSLRVLVLAENEISPELQQQICDLLSEGEDDDDRASLHSGPASSALMPIRDKYQQIRDKYQPPAWLQHSNSSPQMVLLTSGLGESLLAETEM; translated from the exons ATGCTGCCGGCCTCCATCCAGATCACGGGGGAGCTGCTGTCAGCGGCTGAGGTTCAGGATATCTGTGAGAGTCTGAAGGAGGACAGCGTTCGGCTGCTGTCCGTCCGCGGCTGCCAGCTGTCTGACCGTGACTTTGGTCGTGTCTGCCGGAGTGTCGCAGAGTCACATTCCATCGCTCAGCTCAACCTCAACCTGGGCGTCGTCTCCAGCATCAACCGGACACGACACCTGGCAGACGCCCTCAAGACCAACCGGTCCCTGCAGACCCTCTT TCTGCATGGCAGCCCGCTGTTGGACGCCGGCCTGGTGACCTTGAACTCGGCCCTGTCGACCCACCCAACGCTGATCTGTCTGGATCTGGGGGACTGCATGCTTGGAGATGAGGCGCTGGCTCTGATCTGTGGGATGCTGCCTCCAGACGGAGCGAAGTCAG gtCTGAAGGAGCTCACTCTGAGTGCTAACCCAGGAATCAGTTCCAAAGGCTGGGCCCGACTCGCTATCGCTGTGGCTCATAGCTCACAGCTCCGGGTGCTCAACCTGGACTACAACCCACTGG GTGATCAGATTGCTGGGATGCTGGCAGTTGCTGTGGCGTCCAGCAGAACCCTAGAGGTGCTGGATCTGGAAGGAACTGGACTGAGCAACCAGTCCGCACAG GTGTTCCTGGACATGGTGGAGAACTACCCGACCAGTCTGCGGGTTCTGGTCCTGGCAGAGAACGAGATCAGTccggagctgcagcagcagatctgTGACCTGCTCTCTGAAGGAGAGGACGATGACGACAGAGCGTCCCTTCACTCTGGTCCCGCCAGCAGCGCCCTGATGCCCATCAGAGACAAGTACCAGCAAATCAGAGACAAATACCAGCCCCCCGCCTGGCTTCAACACAGCA ACTCCAGCCCCCAGATGGTCTTGCTGACATCAGGTCTAGGTGAGAGCTTATTGGCTGAGACTGAGATGTGA
- the dlk2 gene encoding protein delta homolog 2: protein MLVLVDMSPVRAAAVLLLSFFLLLVLHAPPSTGQESDCSCNVTNSRCDEAGVCRCDPGWDGERCDRCVPMPGCLHGSCEQPWQCSCEAGWGGRFCDKDLFVCSQQQPCQNGATCVMEDSGEYTCLCPEGFHGRDCQLKTGPCHQRRSPCKNGGLCEDADGFAEELTCRCLVGFTGPRCETDVDDCLMKPCANGATCLDGVNRFSCLCPPGLTGRFCTVNLDDCASRPCLNGGRCLDLAGGFHCVCRLGFTGTTCETVLTGHNNPEPSWTTVGWEGGGEEGGWVGPQLTTGGKNQRSGATSRNNGSRHGDRLLKVTVSERGSAGLSEVQLIVLLVLAGMTVGVVVLTAALVLHGHCRDCHHAPCWHLTSSSLSSSSPQQVVRKSSRQARLDEHGCQISFLNVSEQEKKKLNTEVI from the exons AAAGCGACTGCAGCTGTAACGTTACCAACAGCCGCTGTGACGAGGCTGGAGTCTGCAG atgtGACCCGGGGTGGGACGGTGAGCGCTGTGACCGCTGCGTGCCGATGCCTGGCTGTCTTCACGGTTCCTGTGAGCAGCCATGGCAGTGCAGCTGTGAGGCGGGCTGGGGGGGGCGCTTCTGTGACAAAG ACCTGTTTGTGTGCTCGCAGCAGCAGCCCTGTCAGAATGGAGCCACCTGTGTGATGGAGGACAGCGGGGAGTACACCTGTCTGTGTCCTGAAGGTTTCCACGGCAGAGACTGTCAGCTGAAGACGGGACCCTGCCACCAGAGGAG GTCTCCGTGTAAAAATGGCGGCCTGTGTGAGGATGCAGACGGCTTTGCAGAGGAGCTGACGTGTCGCTGCCTGGTCGGCTTTACAGGGCCACGCTGTGAGACGGATGTGGATGACTGCTTGATGAAGCCATGTGCCAACGGCGCCACCTGCTTGGACGGCGTCAACCGCTTCTCGTGCCTCTGCCCTCCCGGCCTCACTGGACGCTTCTGCACGGTGAACCTTGATGACTGTGCCAGCCGGCCCTGCCTCAATGGCGGCCGCTGCTTGGACCTTGCTGGAGGCTTCCACTGCGTTTGCCGGCTGGGCTTCACCGGAACCACCTGTGAGACTGTGCTGACGGGCCACAACAACCCTGAACCCAGCTGGACCACGGTGGgctgggagggaggaggagaagaaggaggctgGGTCGGACCTCAGCTCACCACTGGGGGTAAGAACCAGAGGAGCGGCGCCACCAGCAGGAATAACGGCAGCCGTCACGGTGACAGACTGCTCAAGGTGACAGTGAGTGAGCGAGGTTCAGCCGGCCTATCAGAGGTGCAGCTCATCGTCCTGCTGGTGCTGGCAGGGATGACAGTGGGCGTGGTGGTGCTGACTGCAGCTCTCGTACTGCACGGCCACTGCAGGGATTGTCACCACGCCCCCTGCTGGcatctgacatcatcatcactatcatcatcatcaccacagcAGGTAGTGAGGAAGAGCAGCCGGCAAGCACGACTGGATGAGCACGGGTGTCAGATCAGCTTTCTGAATGTCTcagaacaagagaagaagaaactgaacACTGAGGTCATATAG